GGGGCGGATCAACCCGCGTTGCGCGAGGGCCTTCACCAGGGCCGGCGGGGTCTGGGCGCGGATGTTGAAGAGCGGTGCGCCGTGGTTGATGCGGAGGCCGTCGTCCTGCCTGGACGTGCGGGTGGCGGCCCGTCCCCCGGGTCCCCGGCCGATCTCCAGCAGGTCGATGGACCCCCACCAGCCACGCTGGCGCAGGCTGGCGGCGAGGGCGCAACCGGAGACCCCAGCGCCAACGATGGCGAGATCAACGCGCGGGGTTGGTGAGGCCAACGGGAGCGACCAGGGCATGACCATGCTGGGTCTTTGATTGGGCTGTCGTGGCGGCAGGGATGGATCCATCGATCACGGCCGCGGCGTTGCTGGAGGAAGAGGGTCGCGTTCGAGCGGCTGGGACCGGGATTCAGCCGGCGGATCTGCTGGGGTGCTGGCAGTTGGAGCAGGTGTGGCCCAAGGGCAAGCGCCAGGCGGCCCAGTTCTCCGGCGTGCTGCTGCGGGGGCTGGCGGCGCAATTGGTCATCCAGATGCAGGACGGGGAGCTGCAATTGCGCAACAGTGTTCGCCTGGGCGGGGTGGAGCTGTTTTTTGAGGGCCCGGGAGCACTGAAGGGTGGCCGGCCTCTGCTGCAGTTCGAGTTCCTGCGCATGGGGTTGCGTGTCGCCGGCCGGCAGTGGTGGGGCCGTGACCTGCCCGCTCCGGCACCCCAGCGGATGCCCTTTTTTGCTTTGATTCAGCGTGATCCATCCGGTTGGCTGGCGGCCCGCGGCCGGGGAGGCGGCCTCGCCCAATGGCGGCTGGCTCGCCAAGATGGACCCAGTTGAGCGCTGGATGGGCGATGGGCTGCCCCCGCTGCGGGAGTTGGTCGGTGAAATCCGACCGAAGCCTGGGAGGCCGAATGGTTTGCGGTCGCTGCGGGACACCGCTGGATGGTGTCGCCCAGCGGGGCCGTGGTCCGATGCCCCGGCTCTCGGGCATGTCCCGTCAGCCTTGGCGGCTTGGCTTGATCGCCCTGGTGGCCTTGGCCGCCCTGTTCGCCGCCTGGAATCCCCGCCAGCCGATGCCCTCCCAACGCACCCCGGCCTCCCAGGGCTTCCTCTGATCGTTCAGGGTGGAGCCGTTGCTGCGCCCGCCGATCGATGGCCGATGCCCCCTATTTGATCGTTCTGGCCTTGCTGGAGCAGGGCGGCGAGCGGGCGATGCCCCTGCAGGGCAAGTCCCTGCGTGAGCCCCTGCCGGCAGGCGCGGACCCCGGCGAGGTTGGGCGTCAGCAGGCCTTGGATCTCTTGGTTCGGGTTTGGCAGCGAAGTGACCAAGGTGCCTTGCGTCGCGCTGCCGCGGAGCAGAGCTTGCTGCTGGTCACGGTTCCGATTGAGTCCTTGCAGGAGCAGCTCCCCGCCCTGAAGGCCCAATGGCTGAGCGACGGGAATACCGCAGCGTTGATTGCCGCCTTGAAGGACCTCGGCAGTGGGCTTTGGTCGCTGACCATGGACCATCGCCAACCGCTCGCGTATCAGACGCTCGGGTAGACGTTCAGTTGTATTCGCCGGGCATGTCGTTCTTATGGACGGTCACCCGGTCGAATTTCTTGCCGGAGACCCGCAGCAGTTCATCGCCGGAGAACTCGAAGCCCAGCTTCAGTCCGATCTGGGCGACGTCATCGGCGGTCGCGGCGGCCAAGACCTGCTGCTTCAGGGGTTCATCGGCCTGCAGCCGGGCCAGGAACGCCTTGAGTTGATCGAGCGACATGGCAGCGCCGACGTGCGACTCAGTCTCCCAGACCTTCAGAGCCAGTGATGGGGGTAGTGCTCCGCGCCCGGCTGGAGGCGGCTGTAGGCCACGGCGATCAGCATCATCACGAGTGAGCCACTGAGCACGGGCATCCAGATGAACCCGGGTTGCGCCTTGAGCAGGACCCCCAGTAAGGCCACTGCCCCGGCCGGAGGATGCAGGCAACGCAGCACTTGCCCCAGCGCAATGGTGACGGCCACGGCCAGACCCATCACCCAGGGGCCATCGCCGAAGGCCGTGACGCAGCTCACGCTGACCACGGCGGCCACGGTGTTGCCCAGGACCACATTCCGCGGTTGTGCCAGTGGGCTCGAGGGGTGGCCGAAGAGCAGCACCGTCGAGGCTCCGAAGGGAGCCACGACCAGGGGGTAGTGACTCCAGAGACTGATCAGGCCGAGGGCCGTAATCGCGAGTAGGGCGCCAATCCAGGCGCCGATGACGTGCCTCTGCTGGAAGCGGGGCTGGTAGTCCCGTCCCCGTTGCCGCTCCGCCTGAATCCTCTTCCAGACCATCCGTTCCTCAGTTCAGATAGGGATCCAGGAAGGACAGCGGGCGGTTCATGGTGGCCGAAAAGCCCAGCATCCCTGCGTCGCGGTGTTCATAGAGCAGGCTGTTGTCGGCGTCCAAAAGGAATGTTGCGCCGCGCTGGGTGATGAAGTCATCCCGGGGCACGTAGGTCCGCCATTTCCCAAGCACCTCGGTCATGTTCCGCAGCCGCACCGTGGCCAGCTCAAAGGGGCGCTGGAATCCATCTCCGCCCGCCAAGCGGAAGAGCGGACTGTCGAAGCGTTGCGGTGCGGAGCGATCGCCGGTGTAACCGCGAAAGACCTCGCCCAAGGTCCCCGGAGAACCAATGCCGGCACACATCAAGAGCAAGCCCGGCCATGGCCCGCCTGGGGTTTGCAGGCCGGCATAGAGCCCCAGTGCACGATGCAGCCTCGGTTCAGCCTCCACCTTGAGGTTCGCCCGAGGAAAGCCCGTGAATTGGCAGAACCGCTCGGCGCCAGCCTCATCGCCGATGCCGATCGCCAGCAGTTGGATACCGGCTTGCTGCAGCCGCGGCAGTGCTGGGACCAAGGCCTGGGCGTATTCCAGTGAATCGAAATCCCCGAGCTGGCTCATCAGGATGACCAGCCGTTTCGAGCCGGACTCCATCCCGGGGATCAAGCGGAGGTTGTCCAGCAGGACGTCGGGGGCGTTCATGGGGCGGAGACGCTCGTCTCAACGTCTCCTCAGCCTCGCTGATGGGTGGGGCGAGATGCACCTCGCCCCGGTTGAGGCGCGTCTGACGAAGAGAGCAGCCTCAATCCAGTGATGCCATCAATCGCGGCGGCTGGCTACGACTTTTTTTGTGCCGTCACGAACCGGCGAAGTCAAAAAAAATCCGCTGGTCGGCTGACCGGCGGAGGTGCGTCTCTTCGTCAAAAGCGCAGGTCCTTCCTAGGAACGCGACCTGCCTGGACGCCATAGGCATTTGTTCCCGCTGCAGACTGGTGCGGCATGGGCACCTCGTCCCTCATGTCTCCAGAACCAGGCCGGGCGAAGCGTGTCTCGATCACCCTTCCTCCAGATCTCTACGAGCGCCTCGCGGCCTTGGCAGAGGCGGATCGACGCTCGGTCGCGAGTTGGGCGGCGGTCCAGTTGGAGTTGGCTGTCATCGAAGCGGAGGAGAAGCTCCGGCAGGGCCGCAACTTGAAAGAGCGCCTGGCGGATGAGAGCGAGCGCTTTACGGCTTGGTACCGCGATGACTCCCTCGCTCAGCGGACCGTCAGCTGACGGATCCACCACAATGACCAGCAGAGGAGGCCTGGAGATGCGTCGTCAGCGTTGGCTGCTCTTGATCGCAGCACTGGCTTGTCTCGGCAGCCTGTTGCTCTGGATCGCTGAGATCGATGTCGGGATCGAAGAGTCCCTACCTGCCCAGGCCCCAATCGCTGCTCCCTCCAATCCATGACGGTTCTCGTCTCCCAGTTCCTCCTGGTCTTCACCCTCGGACTCTTCCATCTGGTCGGGCCGCTGCCCGCGGATCTGGGGCTTCAAGACGGCGCGCTCGCGCCCTGCTCGAGTCCGGCCCATTGCGCTCGGGTGGATTGGGAGCTGTCCGACCCCCAAGCGGCCTTGGAGGCCCTGGTGCCCGTGATCGCGGCCACCCCGCGCACCGAGATCGTGGAGCAGGACAAGGGCTACCTGCATGCGACAGCCAGCAGCGCGCTCTTTGGTTTTGTTGACGATCTGGAGCTCTACGCCGACCCCAGCCGTGGCGTCCTTCAGGCCCGTTCGGTGTCACGCCTTGGCGATTCCGACCTTGGGGTGAACGCCCGTCGCCTGCAGGCGCTCGCCGATCAGCTCAAGGATTGAGGCGTTCCTCGAGCCACTCCTGCTGTCGCCGCCAACGCCGGCGTTGATGCGGGTGGCCGGTGAGCTCCAGGAGCTCCACCTGCTCCAGCTCAATCCGCACCAGTTCAAAGCTCTCGGGTTGCGGCACTTCGTCGCCGAGGGCGTCGGGGAAGGGGCCCTCGGGATCGAAAGCGGCCCCTGGCTGGGGCCAGCCCCAGAGGCTGCGGGCGCCGGGATGGAGTTGCTTCCATTGCTGGTCGCGGGCGTTCTGATCGCTCGCGGCGTCCAGGCTCAGGCGATGGCCCCGGAGCCGGAATTGCGATCGCGCCTTGGGCAGCAGCCAGCAGAGCTCCACCCTGGGTTCCTGCATCAGTTCAGTGCTTTTCTCGCTGCGGCGATCCGTCAGCAGATCCAGCTGGGCAGGGCCGCCCCAGCCACGGAAGACCAGGGTTCGAACCCGCGGCGCTCCATCGCAGCCGAGGGTGGCCAACTGCAACCAGCGGGCCTGGGGGGAGCGACCCTCCCGCTGGCGGGCGCCGCGCAGCAACGGCCTCCAGGGGGGCAGGGCTTCCGTCATGTAGCTGGCTCGCAGCGGTAGCGGGCGATCTCACCACCGCCGCGTTTGCGCTCTGCGAAGTCCGGATGGTCAGAATCGGCGGCCTGCCACCACCAGTGTCCATCGGTGTAGCTCGGGGCGCCGGCGTTGTTGGTGCGGGGAAGCTGCAGGCTGACGCCGCGCCAGGCGATCACGACAAACGCACCGGGGACGGTTCCGCCGGCTGTGTTGGGGATCTCGATGGCGTCCACGGCCCCTTGGTGCAGCTCCGCCGTCAACGGGTCTCCCTCGCAGACGTACCGCGCTGCATCGGCGGGCAGGGGTAGCAGCACCAGCAGCAGCGCCAATCCCAGGTTCAGCAACGCGGTCACGGCAGGGGCAGAGCGGTGTTCAGGATGGCGCAATGAGCCTCACCCTCGTCTACGACGGCGGTTGTCCGTTTTGCCGCCACTTCGCCCTGCGCAGCGAGCTGGTCGGCGGCCTCCCCGATTTGGAGATCCGCGATGGCCGGGCTGAGGACAGCCTGCGGGCCCAGTTGAAGCAACGGGGCCTCGACCTGGCGCGGGGGGCCGTCCTGCTCGAGGGGGACCAGGCCTGGCATGGTGCCGAGGCGATCGCCCAACTCTGCGGTCGGCTCCGTCCGAGTGATCCCCTTCTGGCGCTGTTGCGCCAACTCTTTGCCGCACCGCCCCAGGCCAGGCGGTTGTATCCCCTGCTGCTTTGGGCCCGTCGCCAAGCCCTGCATTGGCAGGGGCTCCTCGAGGACCCCGATGCATCGCCCATGGTTGATCGCCGCGGGCCCTACGGTCGTTAAACGCCCCACGCCCAGGCATGCAAGACGTCGTCCAGGCCTATTACGGCAAGGAACTCCAGAGCACCGCTGACCTCAAGACCAGTGCCTGCTGCGATGCCGACGCGGTACCGGATTGGCTGAAGCCCCTGCTCGCTCGGGTCCATCTGGAGGTCAGCAGTCGCTACTACGGCTGCGGCCTGGTTTGCCCGCCGCTGCTGGAGGGCTGCCGCGTGCTCGACCTGGGGAGCGGCAGTGGTCGCGATGTCTATCTGCTCTCCCAGTTGGTGGGGGCCAGCGGCGAGGTGGTCGGCGTGGACATGACCCCGGAGCAGCTCGCGGTGGCTCGGGAGTACCTCCCCTTCCATGCCGAGCAATTTGGTTACGCCAACGTTCGTTTCCTTGAGGGACAGATCGAGCGCCTGGAGGAGCTCGATCTGGAGCCCGGCAGCTTCGACGTCATCGTCAGCAACTGCGTTCTGAATCTCTCCACCGACAAGCCGGCTGTCTTGCGTGGCATTCAGCGGCTGCTGAAGCCCGGCGGTGAGTTCTATTTCTCCGACGTCTACGTCGATCGACGCCTGCCGGAGGCGGTCCAAAGCCATCCGGTGCTCTACGGCGAATGCCTCGGCGGTGCGCTCTATTGGAATGACTTCCTGCGGATGGCCCGCGCGGCGGCCTTCACGGATCCGCGCCTGGTGAGCGATCGACCGCTGGAGATCACCGAGCCCCAACTGGCGGCGTTGGTGGGGGAGGCCCGCTTTTATTCGGCGACCTACCGGCTCTTCAACATCCTTGAATTGGAGGACGCCTGCGAAGACCACGGCCAGGCCGTCATCTACCGGGGCTCCATCGACCAGGCGCCGACGCGCCTGGTCTTCGACAAACACCACAACATCGAAGCCGGCAAGGTCTTCCCGGTTTGCGGCAACACCTATCGGATGCTGCACCAGACCCGTTTCGCCCCCCACTTCCAGTTCATCGGTGACTTCGAGCGTCACTACGGCCTCTTTGAAGGCTGCGGTTCGGCGATCCCCTTTGATCAGGACCGTGTGGTGAGCGGGGCCGCGGCCAGCTGCTGCTGATGGGCGCCGTGCCGGGGCCCTTCAGCGTCAATGACCGGTGCATTGATTGCGGCACCTGCTGGCAATTTGATCCTCTGCACTTCGCCCCCACGGGCAGCAGCTCCCAGGTCATTCGTCAGCCCGAGGGGGAGGCGGAAACGCGTCAGGCCCTGTTGGCCCTGCAGGCCTGTCCGGTGGCCGCCATTGGGACGACCCCGGAGTTGCGGCGGCTGACCCCAAGCGATGGCTTTCCGGCCCTGGTCACCCGCCATGCCGCTGGAGACGTCTACTACTGCGGCTGGGCGTCACGCCGCAGTTTCGGGGCCAGCAGTTGGCTCGTGGTTCGCCCCGAAGGCAACGTTCTGATCGACTCGCCCCGTTGGAGTGCCCCCTTGGCTCGGCGCATCGCCGCCTTCGGCCGTCTTCAAGCCCTGGTGTTGACCCATCGCGATGACGTGGCCGACCACCAGCGCTGGGCCAAGGCCTTGGGTTGCAGCCGTTGGATTCACCAGGCCGACGCCGATGCCGCGCCAGACGCGGAGCATCAGGTTCAGGGATCTGCGGTGGTCGCCCTGGATGGGGCGTTGCAGTTGATTCCCTGCCCCGGCCACACGGCGGGGTCGATGGCGGTCCTCTTGGGCGAGCGCCGCTCGGTGCTCTTCAGCGGTGATCACCTCTGGTGGCGCCCTGAGCAAGCGGTGCTGGTGGCTTCGGAGCGGTACTGCTGGTGGGATTTCCAGGAGCAGCTCCGTTCGGTGGAGCGCTTAAAGGAGCTGGATGTGGCCTGGCTGCTTCCCGGCCATGGCCACGCCCACGCGTTTGCCCCCGGGGAGTGGCGGGCTGCCTTAGAGCAGACCTTGGCCTTTAACTGAAGAAGCCCTTGCTGTTGAGCCAGAGCCCCAAGCCCAGCATCGGCACGAAGACGGCCCCAGCGATCTGAAGCTTGATCCGGGTGGCCGAGGGCTCCGCCTGGACCGGCTTGGCGGTTGCTTTGTTTTTAGTCTTGGCTTTGGCCACGGTCTGGTCGCTGCGTTGCACTCCGCTCCCTTCTACCGGTCGGTGGCTCCTCCTTGGGAAGCGATCTTCCCGGTCACCCAATAACGCACCCGCTCGGGATGGCTTTCGAGGTAGGCATCGACCGCGGTTTGGGCCGTTCCTTGATGGGCTTGCAGGAGGACCGAGGCCAGCTCCGCATCAGGAATCCGGAAGCGCGTCAGGAAGTCCGTCACGGAAGGGGCGATGGCGCTGAGGTCTTGGCGGCCGACGGCGTGGATCCATTCCGTCCCCCCAAAAGCCCGCTTGGGATCCTCCAGAAAGCGCAGCTTGTAGCGGGCGAACATCCAGTGGGGCGTCCAGCTGGTGACGATCAGCCAACGCTGCTCACGGATGGCCTGGTCCAGCACAGCGGTCATCGCGGCACTGCTGGAGGCCACGAGGCGCATGTCCCCCAGGCCGTAGTCCTTGAGGGCGACTTGGGAGAGTTGGTTGAGGCCGGAGCCGGGATCGATTCCCTGCACCTTGTTGTTGAAGCGTGCGGCGACCGAGGGTTGGCGCAAGTCCTGGATACTGCTGAGGACTTGGGGGTCGACATAGTCCGGGACGACCCAGCCCAAGCGACCGGAGTACATCGGACCGAGGTCCAGGACCCGTTCCCGGACCCGCTTCCAGTAGTCCTGATGGGTCAAGGGCAACCAGGCCATCAACATCAAATCCAGATCGCCTCGGGCCACGGAGGCGTATTGGATGCCGATGTCGGCCAGCACCCGCTCCACGGGCCAGTCCAGGTGGGTCTCGATCAGCTGCTTGGCCATCAGGCTGATCACTTCGGCATCCGCCCAGGGCGACCAGCCCAGGCGCAAGGGGCGATGTGAGCCCCCCCCTCTCGATGGCTGCGCTGGTGGACCAGATCCTGTTGGGCTGGGTTCGTCGGGTCCTGGGCGCTGGCTCAACTGGACCATGCTGGCCAGGGACAGTCCGGCGACCCCCAGGCCTGCGGTGAGCGCCGCACGCCGCGTCAGTCGTGGTGCGTCACTCATTGGCCTCTCCTCCGATGGCTGGGGGAGAGCCCTTGGCTCAAGCGATCCAGGATCACCGCCAAGATCACCACAGCGATCCCGCCTTCAAAGCCGAGCCCCACATCGAGCTGCTGGATGCCCCGCAGCACCACATCACCCAAGCCGCCCCCACCAATCATCGAGGTGATTACCACCATCGACAGGGCCAACATGATCGTCTGGTTGACACCGCTCATCACGGTGGGCAAGGCGTTCGGGAGCTGCACCATCCAGAGCATTTGAAGGTCTGTGCAGCCAAAGGAGCGGCCCGCCTCCACCAAATCCGCTGGTACCTGGCGAATCCCCAGATGGGTTAGCCGGACGATTGGAGGCATCGCGAAAATCAAGGTGGCGATGATCGCGGGGACGGCTCCGGTGCTGAAGAGCATCACCGCAGGAATCAAATAGACAAAGGCCGGCATGGTCTGCATCAGGTCCAGCCCAGGGCGGATCAGTCGCCAGATCCAGCGCTGACGCGTTCCCAGAACACCGAGGGGAAATCCCAGCAGCAGCGCTAAGAGGGAGGCGGCCAGGACGAGGGCCAGGGTGTCCACCATGGGTTCCCAGAGCCCAAGGGCCAAGACCAGGTTCAAGCCCAGCAGGCTGAAGAGGGCAAAGCCACCGCCGACCAGGCGCCATCCCGCGATGGCAACCCCCACGGCAAACAGCCAGGGCGCCGGCAGGGCCAGGCCCCAGCCCAGTCCGCTCGCCAAGGCCTGGATGCCCTGTTGAACAACGCCAAACAATCCCTGGCCATGGTTGAGCAACCACTCCACGGCCGCATCAACGCTCTGGCCGACGGGGCCAGCCTGCTCAAGGCTGGCGATCAGAGGTGCAAAGGCGCCGCCCATCAGCCCCCCTCCCGCAGGGTCTCCAGCAGCCGCCGGGGCGTGACGACACCCAGCAGCCGCCTCTGGTGATCAAGAACTGGTGTGGGCCATGGACTGCGCGCGACGACGGCGATGGCGTCGTTGACCAGCACCTTGGAATCCAGCGCACCTGCAGCATCGGCCTGGATCCAGCCTTCCTGGGGGCTCAGGATCCCGAGGAATTCCCCCGATGGGGTCAGCGCGAAACACAGCTGCTGATGGGCCCTGTCCGCGGGAGCGGCCCCATCGGGCAGCACCAGGGTCTGAGGGCAGGGCTCGAGGATCTGCTCGAGGTTCAGGACGGAACCCCGGTCGACGCCCTTGAAGAACGCTCGAACATCGGGGCTGGCGGGTGCCGTCAGCAGCTCCAGGGGAGTCCCGCATTGGAGGACCTGCCCCGATTGCATCAGCGCGATTCGATCGCCAATGCGAATGGCCTCATCGAGGTCATGGGAGATGAAGACCACCGTGCGTCGCTGTTCGGCCTGCAGATCCAGCAGCAGGTCCTGCATGTCCCTGCGGATCAGGGGATCGAGGGCGGAGAAGGCCTCATCCATCAACAGGATGGGGGGATCGAGCGCCAGGGCCCGGGCCAACCCCACCCGTTGCTGCATCCCCCCGGAGAGTTGCGCCGGTTTCAGGTGCAGCTGCTGTCCGAGACCGACGCGCTCCAGTGCCCTTTTGGCCGGAGCCAACCGCTTGGTCCTGGGCAGCCCTGCGACTTCGAGCCCAAAGGCCGCATTGTCGAGAACACTCCGCTGGGGGAAGAGTGCGAACGATTGGAACACCATGGCCATAGCGTGCCGGCGCAGGCGGTTGAGTTCGCGCTTGGAGAGTTCAGAGAGGGTCTGACCGCGGACGGCGACGGATCCCGAGCTGGGTTGGATCAGTCCGTTGATCATCCGCAGCAGGGTCGATTTGCCCGAGCCCGAGAGGCCCATGACCACAAAGATTTCGCCCGGTTCGATCGCCAGGGAGACCTGCTGGACGGCGGCAGTGGACTGGCCTGGGAAGCGCTTGGAGAGGGCGTCGAGCGTGATCGCTGAGGACACGGTTCTCCGACGCACCTCTTAAACGCTAGCCATGCAGGATTAGGGACGCAGGAGCTCAGGTCTTTAGCAAGTTCAAACATTTGCTCGGATGGCCTTTGCTCACTTTGATGTCGGCGACAGCAGGACACATCTGTTCTGCACGAGGCCCCGCTTTGCGCTGACAGCCTTGGTGCTCATCGATAGGTTGCGGCCATGGCGTACTTCATGGCTTCGTGAAGTGTGTCCGGAGGCCTCTTTTGAGGTGATCCCCCAGCCCTCTTGCTGAGCTCTGAACGGTCTGCGTCTGTCAGTGGCTCCCCCGGTTTGAATGACGACATCCCATCGCACCAAGACCTCGGCGGCCCATTGGCCCAAGTCCGCAGGGGCGAAGGATGAACAGCGTTTCGGTGCGGTCCCCGAAGCCGTTCGGGAGACCGATCACTACCAACAGGAGTACATCGAGCAATTTGCAGATCGTTGGGACCGATTAATTGATTGGGAGGCCAGAGCCCAGGCTGAAGGTGATTTTTATATCCGCATCCTGCGGGAGCACGGTGCGAAATCGGTGCTCGATGTCGCCACGGGGACAGGGTTTCACTCGATTCGACTCCTCCAGGAGGGGTTCGATGTGGTCAGCGCCGACGGCAGTCCAAACATGTTGGCGCGTGCCTTTCGCAATGCCCGTGACCGCAACCAGCTGTTGAGGACGGCCCAGGCCGATTGGCGCTTTCTGAACCGTGATATTCACGGGACCTTCGATGCGGTGATTTGCCTGGGTAACTCGTTCACCCATCTCTTTCGCGAGAAGGATCGTCGTAAATCCCTGGCTGAGTACTACGCGGTCTTGAAGCACAACGGCCTCTTGATTCTTGATCACCGCAACTACGACCGCCTCTTAGAAGGTGGTGCGGCGGTGAAGCAAGGGAAGGGAACCGTGTATTGCGGAGAAGATGTTTCTGTGAGCCCTGATTGTGTCGATGAGGGCCTGGCACGCTTTCGCTACGCCTTCAGTGATGGAAGTACTTTCCATCTCAATATGTTCCCGCTTCGCTATGGCTATGTGCGCCGACTGATGCGGGAGGTGGGCTTCCAGAAGATCACCAGCTATGGGGACTATCAGCGCAGCAAGGATGATCCCGATTTCTATGCCCATGTCGCCCATAAGGCCTACGAGATCGATGGCGATACGACGGTGATCTAGTCATGACGCAGACGCATTTTTCCGCCGCGGAGCGCACGGCTTCGGACTACTACGACAGCGCTGATGCCGATTGTTTCTATGAAGAGGTTTGGGGCGGTGAAGACATTCACATCGGCCTCTACGCCTCCGAGACCGAAGCCATTGCACCGGCCAGTCAGCGCACGGTTAATGCCTTAATCGCTTTGATCGGCACCTTCCCGCGCGGGGCCACGGTTGTTGATTTGGGTTCGGGATATGGCGGTGCTGCCCGCCGCCTTGCGAAGGAGTTCGGGGCCCATGTCGAGGCGATCAACATCTCTTCCGTTGAAAATGCTCGGCACCGTCAGCTCAACTTGAGCGCCGGATTGCAGGACCACATCCAGGTGCACGATGCCTCCTTTGAGGACGTTCCCCTGCCCTCGGGTTGTGCCGATGTTGTCTGGAGTCAGGACGCGATCCTGCACTCCGGCAACCGTCAGCAGGTGCTCCAGGAGGCGGCGCGGTTGTTGAAGCCAGGCGGGGTGATGGTCCTCACGGATCCGATGGCCGCCGATGGGGTGGAGACCGATTCCCTGAGCGCGATTCTCGACCGCATTCATCTGCCCGACATGGGCTCACCGGATCGCTATCGGGCCTGGGCCAGTCAGGCCGGTTTGGTCCGGGAGGTTTGGCAGGATCAGACGGCGATGTTGATTCGCCATTACAGCCGCGTGCGCGAGGAGCTCCTGCGCCGTGAGCAGGAGCTGAAGACCAAGATCAGTCCGGAGTACCTCCAGCGGATGGCCGCTGGCTTAGGCCATTGGATTGATGGGGGACGCCAGGGACGCCTGAGTTGGGGGCTGATGCGCTTCCGCAAGCCCCTGCAGGAGGCCTGATGGAGTCCTTCGCCGGTGCAGTCGTGATTTTTGTCGTGGGCGGTGTCGTCACCTTGGCGACCACCGTGATGGTGATTCAGGGCCATCTCCATTGGCGCGGCCGTGATCCCTGGGGGGAGGGCTAAGCCATGGTGTTCAGCCCCACGCTTGCTGTTCAGCCCTTCTTGGCCCCAGGCATCGCCTG
This DNA window, taken from Synechococcus sp. LTW-R, encodes the following:
- a CDS encoding cyclopropane-fatty-acyl-phospholipid synthase family protein, which encodes MTQTHFSAAERTASDYYDSADADCFYEEVWGGEDIHIGLYASETEAIAPASQRTVNALIALIGTFPRGATVVDLGSGYGGAARRLAKEFGAHVEAINISSVENARHRQLNLSAGLQDHIQVHDASFEDVPLPSGCADVVWSQDAILHSGNRQQVLQEAARLLKPGGVMVLTDPMAADGVETDSLSAILDRIHLPDMGSPDRYRAWASQAGLVREVWQDQTAMLIRHYSRVREELLRREQELKTKISPEYLQRMAAGLGHWIDGGRQGRLSWGLMRFRKPLQEA
- a CDS encoding glycine betaine/L-proline ABC transporter ATP-binding protein, with the protein product MSSAITLDALSKRFPGQSTAAVQQVSLAIEPGEIFVVMGLSGSGKSTLLRMINGLIQPSSGSVAVRGQTLSELSKRELNRLRRHAMAMVFQSFALFPQRSVLDNAAFGLEVAGLPRTKRLAPAKRALERVGLGQQLHLKPAQLSGGMQQRVGLARALALDPPILLMDEAFSALDPLIRRDMQDLLLDLQAEQRRTVVFISHDLDEAIRIGDRIALMQSGQVLQCGTPLELLTAPASPDVRAFFKGVDRGSVLNLEQILEPCPQTLVLPDGAAPADRAHQQLCFALTPSGEFLGILSPQEGWIQADAAGALDSKVLVNDAIAVVARSPWPTPVLDHQRRLLGVVTPRRLLETLREGG
- a CDS encoding class I SAM-dependent methyltransferase yields the protein MTTSHRTKTSAAHWPKSAGAKDEQRFGAVPEAVRETDHYQQEYIEQFADRWDRLIDWEARAQAEGDFYIRILREHGAKSVLDVATGTGFHSIRLLQEGFDVVSADGSPNMLARAFRNARDRNQLLRTAQADWRFLNRDIHGTFDAVICLGNSFTHLFREKDRRKSLAEYYAVLKHNGLLILDHRNYDRLLEGGAAVKQGKGTVYCGEDVSVSPDCVDEGLARFRYAFSDGSTFHLNMFPLRYGYVRRLMREVGFQKITSYGDYQRSKDDPDFYAHVAHKAYEIDGDTTVI